CCAATTTTTACATATCATCTTTGCTTGTTCATTAGAAACTACATTTAATGAAAGTGTAAATAAAGTATTGTCATTTTCAACTACTTTTAAATTAACAATATATTCAGTATCATTTTTTTTATAATAATTGCCTATAATTTGCTTTTCTTTAACTTTTTCTTCATTTTTTATAGAACACTTTCTATCTACTAAATCTTTTGTTTCAGTAGCTATTCTTTCGTAAAATAACTCTAGAACTTTTTTTCCTTCTTCTGTTATATTGTAATATTCATTACCATCTTTAGTTTTTATGGTTATAAAATTTGATGCTACTAATTCGCTTAAATATTGTTGTACTAAAAAATAATTCATTTGATTATTTTCTAAAACAAATTGAGTAATTTCAGAATTTGTAGTAGGATAATCTATTTTGTTAAAAATGTACAATAATATTAACTTATTTTGTGCTAATTCATCACTATTTTCAATAAACATTATATCACCCTTAATACTATTAATCATATAAATTATAACATAAAAAAGAGAAATAAGTTTAAACTTATTTCTCTTTTTAAAAATTACTTATTTACCTGACATTTGTCTTTGTGCAGATTCAACTAATTTTTTAGTCATGTATCCACCAACATAACCATTTTGTCTAGATGTTAAAGTTCCTTTATCTATATTATCATAATTTGTAAGACCTAATTCATTTGCTATTTCAGTTTTCATTTGATTTAAAGCTTTTCTAGCTTCTGGAACTACTATTCTATTTGTATTATTAGCCACTTTAAAGACCTCCTAAAATTTTTATATACAACTTTTTCTGTTGTAATATTAATATAACCTGAATCTCAAAAAAAGATACTGGAAGTTAATGATTAAAAATATAAAAAATAGATATATTACATATTATTAAATTTGTAATAAAGATATATATTTTAATAGTATATGGATATTTGATATAATAAATTATATAATAAAAACATAAGAAAAGAGGGAAAATATGAAAAAAATTTTAAGTGTTTTTTTGATATTACTTATTTTATTAACTTTAAGCAGTTGCAAATCAGAGTCTAAAGAAACTACTCCAGACAATGATGGTATAAATCAAGATAAACAAGAAAATAATGATAATACAAAAGTGGATGAAGAAGAGAATAATAAAGAAAAAGAAGAAAAAATAACTAAAGAAGATATTGATTTATCTTTAAAGCCTAATGAAAATGGAGAAATAATGGTACTTATGTATCATGGAATAACTGATAAAGAAGATGTATGGGATAGAACACATGAAAATTTTAGAAGAGATTTACAGACACTTTATGATAAAGGATACAGACCTATTAGTTTAAAAGATTTAGTAAATAATAATATAACAACAGAAGCAGGCTATACTCCGGTAGTTTTAACTTTTGATGATGGAAGACAAAACAATTTTGATATAATAGAGAAGAATGGAGAAAAACAAATAAATCCAAATAGTGCTGTAGGAATATTAGAAGAGTTTCATGAAAAACATCCAGATTTTCCACTTGAAGCAACATTTTTTATAAATGGAACAAATCCTTTTAGACAACCAGAATTAATTGAATATAAGTTGAATTATATAATAGATAAAGGAATGGATATAGGAAACCATACTATAGATCATAATGATATGACAAATGTAAGTTCAGAAGAGAAGGTACAAGAATATATTGCAAAACAAGTAGAGTTTATAAATTCTATAGTACCAGATTATGAAGTTAATACTTATGCACTTGCTAATGGTGGAAGACCAAGGGGGTCATTAGAAAAATATTTAGAAGAAGGTAGCTTTGATAGTACTAGTTATAAAAATATTGCTATTTTAAATGTAGGATGGAAACCAAGTGTGTCTCCTATAAATAAAGAGTTTGATCCTTTAAGTATTCAAAGAGTACGAGCTAGTGAAACACAAGTAGATGGAGTAGGTATGTATGATTGGATGAAAGGATTTGAAAATAATCCATCTAGAAAATTTATTAGTGATGGTTCTCCTAATATAGTAACTGTTCCTAAAGATGAAGAACAAAACATTGATAAATCAAAGATAAAAGATAAAGAATTATATATTTATGAAAAAAATTAGGTAGTTAACTACCTAATTTTTTTGGATTAAGAATATCAGAAATATAATCAATAAATGGAAATATTAACATAACTATAGTTATGTTGAAAATAGTATGTGCATTTGCTATTTGTCTTGAAATATTATAAGGGGATAAAATCATTACTAAGCTTTTTAATAGATCACCTAAATAAAAAAATATTATGACACCAAGTATATTAAATAAGAGATGAAATAAAGCTATTCTTCTACCATAATTATTAGTACTTATGCCTGCTATTATTGCATCAATAGATGTACCTATGTTTAATCCAAATAATATATATATAGAAGATAATAGTGGAATTATTTCTTTTTCACTTATTAATTGTAGAAGTACAATAGATGTTGAGCTACTATGAATCAAAGAACTAAAAAAAGAGCCAAATAATATAGAGTTAATTTTACTATCATATACATATCCTATATTTTTTAAGATATAATTAGAGCTTGTAACTTTATATAATGATGAACCCATAAGTTCTATTCCTATGAAAATCAAAGATATACATAATATAAAACTACCTGCTAATCTATATTTATTATCCATGCTATATAGATATAATATTAAACCTGAGAGTATTATTATAGGTAAAATATTTTTAACATTAAAGGCTGTAATTTGTCCTGTAAATGTTGTACCAATATTTGAACCTAATACAATTGGTAATGCTCTTTTTATATCTAATACATTACTATGAGCTAATATAATTACAAGTACAATAACTAAACTACTACTTTGTACTATTACTGTTATTATAATACCTATAATTAATCCATTAAATTTTTTATATGTAAAATCAGTTAAAATATTTTTGATTTTATTATTTAAATTATTTTCCATGTAGGAAGATAAGAGTCTTATAGATAATATGAAAATTGTTAATCCAAATATGAATTCTATAATAGATTTCATATTTGTTTCATGTAATATATTCATTTATTTCACCCCTTATACAATAAATATATTCATGTATTAATACTAATTATTCTAGTAATTTAAATTTGATATTTATTGACTAATGAATGAATCAATGATTTAATGGTTAAGTATATTATTATTCTTTTAAAAGGAGAGAAGAATACTATGGATAAAAAAATATTTGTATTTATAATTTTAATTACACTAATATTTGTCAATGTTAATGCTACATTTGCAGATCAAAATGTAGAAGAAAAACCAGAACCCGTAAGAGCAAAAGTGCTTGAAATATTATCTGAAGATGAGCAAGAAACATCTTATGCAGAAGGTGAAACAACAACAATACAAACCATTGAGTTGGAGATTACAAGCGGTGAAAATAAAGGTGAAAAAATAATAGTTGAAAATCATGTTGATAGTATGTTTGCTTATAATATAGTTGTAGAACAAAATGATGATGTATTAGTATATTTAGAAAAAGATGAAAGTGGAGAAATAATTGAAGGGTACATATCAGAAATTGCACGTGATAAATATCTTTTATATTTAGGAATTGTATTCTTTCTATTACTGTTGATTATTGGAGGATTAAAAGGACTAAAAGCTATAATAACATTATTAATAACTGCTTTTGCAGTGCTTAAAATAATGTTACCTCTTATATTAAAAGGATATAATCCAATTTATTTATCTATAATAATTTCTATTTGTATAATTGCTGTTACTCTTGTAATAATTTCAGGCTTCAATAGAAAAGCTTTAGCTGCAATAATTGGAACAACTGGTGGCGTATTAGTTGCAGGACTTATTACACTTATTATTGGTGAATTAGCAAGTCTTACTGGACTTGGAACAGAAGAAGCCCAAATGTTAAGTTTAGTTGAACAAGGAGATTCATTTAATTTTAAAGGTATATTATTTGCTGGAATAATATTAGGAGCTTTGGGAGCTGTAATGGATGTTAGTATGTCGATAGCTTCATCAATAAATGAAATTAAAACAGCTAATCCTGAAATGACAACAAAACAATTAATAAAATCAGGAATGAATGTAGGTAAAGATATAATGGGTACTATGTCTAATACATTGATATTAGCTTATTCTGGCGGTTCTATACATTTGATGCTTTTGTTTATGGCACATGATTTTAATATAATTGATATTATAAATAGAGATATGATAGCATCTGAAATATTAAGAGCTCTAGCAGGAAGTATAGGACTTATATTTACAGTACCTATAACAGCCATAGTAGCATCTAATCTTTATAACAGAATTGATAAGAAGACAAGTAGTAAGCATTAAAATTTTTTATATTACTAATTTAGCATATCACCTAATATAATATAGTAATTATAATATATGGGGTGATATATGTGAAAAAATATTTATTTAAAAAGATTAATATTATAATTTTATTTTCAATAATTTTATTAGTATTGAGTATAATATTTATTAAAAGTTCAGATCCAAATATAGCAGAAGTATTTTCTCCTGATAAAAAGCTACCAATATATGGAGTAGATAGAGATGATAAAAAAGTTGCCATAAGTTTTGATGCAGCTTGGGGTGATGAATTTACTAAAGACATTTTAGATATTTTAGATGAAAATAAAATTAAAACTACATTTTTTTTAGTAGAGTTTTGGGTAGATAAATATCCTGAATTAGTCAAAGAGATTGATAAAAGAGGGCATGAGATTGGGAATCATTCTTCAAGTCATCCATATATGTCTGAGCTAAGTGAAAAACAGATAGTAGAAGAATTAAAAAAAACAGAAAAAAAAATACACAAATTAACAGGGAAAACTACTGTATTATTTAGACCACCTTATGGAGATTATAATAATAGGTTGATTGAAGTCTCTAATAAAAATAATTATCATGTAATACAATGGAGCATAGATTCTTTGGATTGGAAGGAAAAGGGAGTTCAACCTGTAGTAGATAGAGTTGTAAAAGATATAAACTCAGGATCAATTATTTTATTTCATAATAATGCAAAATATGTAACAGGATATTTACCTATTATATTAAAAGAGTTAAAAGAAAAAGGGTATGAAATAGTGCCTATTTCTGAAGTTATATATAAAAAAGATTATTATATAGACCATAGAGGAATACAATATAAAAAGTAATGTTTGGTGCATAATAATTGTGAAAACTAAAGATAATAATTGCAATTTAATTTATAGAGGAGATTTAAAATGTATATAATGAATATGGAGATATTTGGAATAACATGCAACTCAAAAAAAGTAAAAAAAGGTTTTATATTTGTAGCTATATGTGGTCAGAAATTTGATGGAAATGATTATATAGATGAAGCTATAAACAATGGTGCAGTTATAATATATACTGAAAAAGATATTAAAAATAAAGAAATCCCTGTAATAAAAGTTGAAAATTCACGAATTAAATTGGCAGAACTTTTAAATAAGTTTTATGATTATCCTACAGATGATATGACTATTATAGGAGTGACTGGAACAAATGGAAAAACAACAACAACTCATTTAATAGATGATATTTTTAAAAAAGCTAACAAAAAAACTGCACTTATAGGTTCATTAGGATTAAAAATAAATGATGAATATACTGATATTAATATGACTACACCTGATTCTGAAAACTTATATGAGATATTATTTAGACTAAGAAAGCAAAATATAGAAGTTGTTATAATGGAGGTTTCATCACATGCATTGAAGCTTTATAGAACACACGGAATAAATTTTGATGTTGCTATTCTAACAAATATAGATATAGATCATATGGATTTTCATAATTCATTTCAAGATTATTTAAATAGTAAAAAAAGATTATTTAATTCATTAGATAAAAACAAATTAGCAATAATTAATATAGATGATAATAATTCAAAGAAAATTTTGGAAGGAAACAATCATGTTTTAACCATAGCTTATGGACTTAATTCAAAGTCAAGTATAACCGCATCAAGCATACAAATGGATGAAAATTTGAGTTTTACTGTGTGTATTCAACGAAGTATAATTTCAGATAAAGGAAATGAATATGAGCCACAAGAATTTAATGTGTTTATGAATATATCTGGGATTTATAATGTTTATAATAGCTTAGCAGCAATATCTTGTGCTTTATATTATGATATTGATATTAATATTATAAGAAAATCACTTTCAAATATAAAAAATATTTCAAGAAGATTTGAGAAGATACATGATAGTAACTTTATTGTGATAGATGACTTTTGCCATAATCCAGCAAGCTATCAAGCTGTCTTAGATAGAGTAAGAAGTTTGAAATATAATAAAATAATAATAGTAAATGCTATTAGAGGTAGTAGAGGAATAAAAATAAATAAAGAAAATGCTTATGTTTTAGCTTCCTGGTATGAATTATTTAATAATCCTAAAATAATTGTTACTTTAAGTGATGATGTAGTGGATATTAATGATAAGGTTAATGAGGATGAAATTAATCAATATAAATATATATTTAGGGATTATGAAGTTGAACATGAACTCTATGATAGTCTTTATTTCTCAATTAAAAAGGCAATAAATTATGCAGATGAAGATGATATAATTCTTTTATTAGGGTCACAAGGAATGAATAAAGGAAAAGAAATATTTAAACAAATAGTAGAAATTTCTTAGAAATTTCTACTATTTTTATTTATATAAAAAAAGGAATTTCACAACTTATGTCTAATATTAAATTTAGGGGATTAATATTCATTACTAATGATAAGGATAAAAATTAAAATAATTATTCATAATTATAACATTAAATGAATAATATTATTTTAGGATCCAAAATCACATAAGAATAGGAAAGGAAGTGGGGCATTTATGGAGAATGTTGCAAATAGCAACTCAGTAACTATTGTAGGAAAGGTGGTTGAAGACAAAGTATTCAGTCATGAAATGTATGGGGAATCTTTTTATATTTATAATATTGAAATCCCTCGTTTAAGTGAACATACTGATATATTGCCTGTAACTGTATCAGAAAGATTGTTAATAGACTTGGATATTGAGGTAGGGAAAACTATTATAGTTGAAGGACAATTAAGGTCCTATAATAGGTATAATAATGGTCATAATAAATTAATATTAACTATTTTTGCTAGAGATTTATACATACCTTGTGAAGAAGAATATCAAGAAAAAATTAAAAGGCCAAATGAAATTTATTTGGATGGATTTATATGTAAAAAACCAATTTACAGAACAACTCCTTTTGGAAGAGAGATAACTGATATTTTAATCGCAGTTAATAGAGCTTATAATAAATCAGATTATATTCCTTGTATTGCATGGGGAAGAAATGCAAGATTTTGTGAAAATTTAGAAATTGGTGATCATATAAAAATCTGGGGGAGAATACAAAGTCGTGAATATCAAAAAAGACTTTCAGACGGAAGTGTAGTAAATAAAATGGCATTTGAAGTATCTATTTCAAAACTAGAATACATAAAAGATGATAATAATAGAGAAAACAAAGAAGATGAAGATGAAACATATAAATCAAATTTAAAATCAGAAGCATATTAAATAAAACAGCCATTAATGGCTGTTTTTGTTATAATATATATAAGGAGGTGTAAGAATGGATTTTAACATAGAATTTAAATTAATATTTGGACTGATAATTCTTATAATAGGAGCTTCCATTCAATATACATTGAATAAAATATTATTTGAGTTAAAAAGAATAAGAAATTATTTAAGTGGAATCAATGACGATTAATTAACAGTATTGACATGATAAATGAATTGAAATAAAATAGTCATTAAATGATTAAAGATTAGGTTAATAGAAGAATACTAGGAGTTGATTTTATGGATGAAAAATGTAAAGTAGTTATTTCTAAAGAAGAGATAGCTGATAAAGTAAAAGAGTTAGGACAAATAATTACAAATGATTATAAGGACAAAAATCTCTTGGTAGTTTCTTTATTGAAAGGTAGTTTTATTTTTACAGCAGATTTAGTTAGAAAAATAAATTTAAGAGTAAGAGTGGAATTTATGACAACATCTAGCTATGGGAGCCAAGAGTATTCTTCGGGAAAAGTTAGAGTAGTCAATGATCTCCATGCAAATATAGAAGATTATGATATATTAATAGTAGATGATATTGTAGATTCTGGTAATACAATGAAATTTATTATGGAATATTTAAGAAAAAGAAATCCAAAATCTGTAAAGTCATGTGTTCTTTTAGATAAACCTGAAAGAAGAGAAGTAGAAATTGAACCTGATTATTATGGTTTTAGGATACCTGATTTATTTATAGCTGGATATGGTTTAAATTATGGAGATTATTATAGAAATGTAGAAGATATATTTGTTTTTGAAGATAAATAAGCATTAATATTAATGCTTATTTATAATACTTATTTTAAGGAGATAATATGGAAAAAATAAATAGACCTAAAATATTAGAAACTAATATTTTTTATTTAATTATTGCTATTTTATTGCTTACTATTGGTGGTATGGCACAATCTTATGAATTATTTTCAGGACTTATTATAACAGAGTATATATTGATATTATTACCTGTGATTATATATTTAAAAATTAAAAAGTATAATATAAAAGAAGTTTTAAGATTAAACAAAATAAAATTAAAAGATGGATTGTTAATAGTATTAATAACTATATTAATATATCCATTAGGAACATTTTTGAACTCTATAATGCTAATAATTATAAGTTTATTTAGTGAATTAAAACCAAATCCTATACCCACACCAACTTCTAGTAGTTTTTATTTATTAGGATTATTTATAATAGCTGTAACTCCAGGAATTTGTGAAGAGTTTATGTTTAGAGGATTCATAATGAAGTCTTATGAAGGAAAAGGATATAAAAAAGCTATATTTATATCTGCTTTACTTTTTGGAGTTTTTCATTTTAATATTCAAAATTTATTGGGACCTATGTTTTTAGGAGTAGTATTTGGATTTATAGTATATAGAACAAATTCATTAGTATCTGGTATTATAGCTCATACAACTAATAATGCAGTTGCATGGAGCCTAACATATCTTTTAGGTAATATAGATGCAGTTACTGAATCAGCTGGTGGAGTTAGTCCTAATGTTTCAGAAACAACAGCTCTTCTAGCATCATCATTTTTGTTATTAGGTATTTCATTTTTTACAGGTGCAATAGCTTTATTTCTTTATAAGAAATTATCCATAAATAAAAAAGTTGAAATTGAAAATTTTGAAGAAAATAATTTAGAGAAAAAAGGATTTTTTCAGTATATACCGATTATAATAACATTTGTAGGATTTATAATATTAAATATATTAGCATATAAATAAAAAAGGCCAACTTGGGGGAGTTGGCCATAATATATAATAGCTTTACGCTATTAAAGGGGAGTGGGAAAAGTAGTAATTTTCCAACAAGTAATAGTTTATCATTTATTTAAACTAAAATCAAGAGTATATTTTGATTTATATTTTCTCATAATAATGATGAGGAGGTATAAAATGGCTAAGAAAAAGAAAAGGGAAACTCTTGAAGATAAGATGAAGTATGAAATTGCTGAGGAGTTAGGGTTGACAGATAAAGTTAAGAAATTTGGATGGGGTGGATTAACTGCAAAAGAAACTGGCAAAATTGGCGGATTAATAAATGTTAGAAAAAAGAAAAATAAAGATAAAAAACAAGAATCAAATAAAAAAGAAGCATAACTAAAGACTAGTTTTAAATAAGGGGGATATTTAATGGCATATAATGAGTTTTCATTGATTTATGACAAATTAATGATGAAAGATATTAATTATATGAATTGGTATAATTACATAAAAGATATATTTAATAAATTTGGTAAAAAACCAAACAATATATTAGAAATGGCTTGCGGTACAGGAAACTTAACAGAGATTTTAGCAAAAGAAAGATATAACATTGAATGCTTTGATCTATCTGAAGAAATGTTATCAATAGCATATGA
The genomic region above belongs to Senegalia massiliensis and contains:
- a CDS encoding DUF4364 family protein encodes the protein MFIENSDELAQNKLILLYIFNKIDYPTTNSEITQFVLENNQMNYFLVQQYLSELVASNFITIKTKDGNEYYNITEEGKKVLELFYERIATETKDLVDRKCSIKNEEKVKEKQIIGNYYKKNDTEYIVNLKVVENDNTLFTLSLNVVSNEQAKMICKNWKQNPQVIYKKFIDILATKMD
- a CDS encoding alpha/beta-type small acid-soluble spore protein; the encoded protein is MANNTNRIVVPEARKALNQMKTEIANELGLTNYDNIDKGTLTSRQNGYVGGYMTKKLVESAQRQMSGK
- a CDS encoding polysaccharide deacetylase family protein — encoded protein: MKKILSVFLILLILLTLSSCKSESKETTPDNDGINQDKQENNDNTKVDEEENNKEKEEKITKEDIDLSLKPNENGEIMVLMYHGITDKEDVWDRTHENFRRDLQTLYDKGYRPISLKDLVNNNITTEAGYTPVVLTFDDGRQNNFDIIEKNGEKQINPNSAVGILEEFHEKHPDFPLEATFFINGTNPFRQPELIEYKLNYIIDKGMDIGNHTIDHNDMTNVSSEEKVQEYIAKQVEFINSIVPDYEVNTYALANGGRPRGSLEKYLEEGSFDSTSYKNIAILNVGWKPSVSPINKEFDPLSIQRVRASETQVDGVGMYDWMKGFENNPSRKFISDGSPNIVTVPKDEEQNIDKSKIKDKELYIYEKN
- a CDS encoding Na/Pi symporter, with the protein product MNILHETNMKSIIEFIFGLTIFILSIRLLSSYMENNLNNKIKNILTDFTYKKFNGLIIGIIITVIVQSSSLVIVLVIILAHSNVLDIKRALPIVLGSNIGTTFTGQITAFNVKNILPIIILSGLILYLYSMDNKYRLAGSFILCISLIFIGIELMGSSLYKVTSSNYILKNIGYVYDSKINSILFGSFFSSLIHSSSTSIVLLQLISEKEIIPLLSSIYILFGLNIGTSIDAIIAGISTNNYGRRIALFHLLFNILGVIIFFYLGDLLKSLVMILSPYNISRQIANAHTIFNITIVMLIFPFIDYISDILNPKKLGS
- a CDS encoding YibE/F family protein encodes the protein MDKKIFVFIILITLIFVNVNATFADQNVEEKPEPVRAKVLEILSEDEQETSYAEGETTTIQTIELEITSGENKGEKIIVENHVDSMFAYNIVVEQNDDVLVYLEKDESGEIIEGYISEIARDKYLLYLGIVFFLLLLIIGGLKGLKAIITLLITAFAVLKIMLPLILKGYNPIYLSIIISICIIAVTLVIISGFNRKALAAIIGTTGGVLVAGLITLIIGELASLTGLGTEEAQMLSLVEQGDSFNFKGILFAGIILGALGAVMDVSMSIASSINEIKTANPEMTTKQLIKSGMNVGKDIMGTMSNTLILAYSGGSIHLMLLFMAHDFNIIDIINRDMIASEILRALAGSIGLIFTVPITAIVASNLYNRIDKKTSSKH
- the pdaB gene encoding polysaccharide deacetylase family sporulation protein PdaB, encoding MKKYLFKKINIIILFSIILLVLSIIFIKSSDPNIAEVFSPDKKLPIYGVDRDDKKVAISFDAAWGDEFTKDILDILDENKIKTTFFLVEFWVDKYPELVKEIDKRGHEIGNHSSSHPYMSELSEKQIVEELKKTEKKIHKLTGKTTVLFRPPYGDYNNRLIEVSNKNNYHVIQWSIDSLDWKEKGVQPVVDRVVKDINSGSIILFHNNAKYVTGYLPIILKELKEKGYEIVPISEVIYKKDYYIDHRGIQYKK
- a CDS encoding Mur ligase family protein, with translation MYIMNMEIFGITCNSKKVKKGFIFVAICGQKFDGNDYIDEAINNGAVIIYTEKDIKNKEIPVIKVENSRIKLAELLNKFYDYPTDDMTIIGVTGTNGKTTTTHLIDDIFKKANKKTALIGSLGLKINDEYTDINMTTPDSENLYEILFRLRKQNIEVVIMEVSSHALKLYRTHGINFDVAILTNIDIDHMDFHNSFQDYLNSKKRLFNSLDKNKLAIINIDDNNSKKILEGNNHVLTIAYGLNSKSSITASSIQMDENLSFTVCIQRSIISDKGNEYEPQEFNVFMNISGIYNVYNSLAAISCALYYDIDINIIRKSLSNIKNISRRFEKIHDSNFIVIDDFCHNPASYQAVLDRVRSLKYNKIIIVNAIRGSRGIKINKENAYVLASWYELFNNPKIIVTLSDDVVDINDKVNEDEINQYKYIFRDYEVEHELYDSLYFSIKKAINYADEDDIILLLGSQGMNKGKEIFKQIVEIS
- a CDS encoding single-stranded DNA-binding protein → MENVANSNSVTIVGKVVEDKVFSHEMYGESFYIYNIEIPRLSEHTDILPVTVSERLLIDLDIEVGKTIIVEGQLRSYNRYNNGHNKLILTIFARDLYIPCEEEYQEKIKRPNEIYLDGFICKKPIYRTTPFGREITDILIAVNRAYNKSDYIPCIAWGRNARFCENLEIGDHIKIWGRIQSREYQKRLSDGSVVNKMAFEVSISKLEYIKDDNNRENKEDEDETYKSNLKSEAY
- the hpt gene encoding hypoxanthine phosphoribosyltransferase; this encodes MDEKCKVVISKEEIADKVKELGQIITNDYKDKNLLVVSLLKGSFIFTADLVRKINLRVRVEFMTTSSYGSQEYSSGKVRVVNDLHANIEDYDILIVDDIVDSGNTMKFIMEYLRKRNPKSVKSCVLLDKPERREVEIEPDYYGFRIPDLFIAGYGLNYGDYYRNVEDIFVFEDK
- a CDS encoding type II CAAX endopeptidase family protein is translated as MEKINRPKILETNIFYLIIAILLLTIGGMAQSYELFSGLIITEYILILLPVIIYLKIKKYNIKEVLRLNKIKLKDGLLIVLITILIYPLGTFLNSIMLIIISLFSELKPNPIPTPTSSSFYLLGLFIIAVTPGICEEFMFRGFIMKSYEGKGYKKAIFISALLFGVFHFNIQNLLGPMFLGVVFGFIVYRTNSLVSGIIAHTTNNAVAWSLTYLLGNIDAVTESAGGVSPNVSETTALLASSFLLLGISFFTGAIALFLYKKLSINKKVEIENFEENNLEKKGFFQYIPIIITFVGFIILNILAYK
- a CDS encoding small, acid-soluble spore protein, alpha/beta type, giving the protein MMRRYKMAKKKKRETLEDKMKYEIAEELGLTDKVKKFGWGGLTAKETGKIGGLINVRKKKNKDKKQESNKKEA